The Antedon mediterranea chromosome 7, ecAntMedi1.1, whole genome shotgun sequence genome has a segment encoding these proteins:
- the LOC140055175 gene encoding EEF1A lysine methyltransferase 4-like, with the protein MNNSDFKTKEYWNSRFKKEVEYDWLMTYNDVKESLVNKFAQSDRILIVGCGNSTFSEDLYSDGYMNIVNIDFSEVCIEKMKERCKDCTNMTWQVMNMKTLDFPADSFDVVIDKAAIDALMTSEKSAWTVSQECREEVDEVLSEISRVLRPNGTFLSLTFVSPILRKVLYANEKYDWSIQITTVESTRLFSCYLYTMKIGESLSAADIELAHNRFKVQENVKTLLLPNEQDNEEFLLNIDSDIST; encoded by the exons ATGAATAACTCTGACTTCAAAACAAAGGAGTATTGGAACtcaagatttaaaaaagaagtaGAATATGATTGGTTAATGACATACAATGATGTTAAAGAAAGTTTGGTTAACAAATTTGCACAATCAGACAGAATTTTAATTGTTG gttgtGGAAACAGTACGTTTAGCGAAGACCTATACAGTGACGGTTATATGAACATTGTCAACATCGATTTTTCTGAGGTTTGCATTGAGAAGATGAAGGAACGTTGCAAGGACTGCACGAACATGACATGGCAAGTCATGAACATGAAAACGTTAGACTTTCCTGCAGACTCATTTGATGTCGTAATTGACAAAGCTGCCATTGATGCTCTGATGACGTCTGAAAAGAGTGCGTGGACGGTGTCACAAGAATGCCGGGAAGAAGTGGATGAAGTTCTTTCAGAA attAGCCGAGTGTTGAGACCAAATGGTACATTTTTATCGCTGACGTTTGTCTCTCCAATTCTCCGCAAAGTCCTGTATGCAAATGAGAAATATGATTGGTCGATACAGATTACAACTGTTGAAAGTACGCGTTTGTTTTCTTGCTATTTGTACACGATGAAGATAGGAGAAAGTTTAAGTGCTGCAGATATAGAACTTGCCCACAATCGATTCAAAGTGCAAGAAAATGTAAAGACTTTATTATTACCTAATGAACAAGATAACGAAGAATTTCTATTGAATATTGATTCAGATATTTCAACATAG
- the LOC140054664 gene encoding popeye domain-containing protein 3-like has translation MGDNYLTTEYLLDPANTTNAPDGEVCSSWRSLHGGLFQLSQLLFLLGYCAPVSGYAAVFVMHILISLGFLLMGAWGWIYVCAFDIFMWCLTLTILNMCHAACAGYFIRPVKLTQEEKDLYVRVFKPFNIPMHIFQQLCGIGKIYSLKIGEHYATEKRTGSNRLGMIIYGKVKVFHQGQFLHHIQESEFLDSPEWESYSSESDVFQVTMTASSYCRYIIWPREGLLEVLKTQPYLECVFNNLIGNDIATKLCQLNERNVVKGAPKPDIRLPNVIQRPANRYNMKGTR, from the exons ATGGGCGATAACTATTTGACAACCGAGTACCTCTTGGACCCAGCGAATACTACCAACGCACCAGATGGCGAAGTGTGTTCTTCATGGCGTTCCTTGCACGGAGGACTTTTCCAGCTTTCTCAACTACTCTTCCTCCTAGGCTATTGCGCCCCTGTATCTGGATACGCTGCCGTCTTTGTCATGCATATCCTCATCTCTTTGGGGTTCCTCTTAATGGGCGCCTGGGGCTGGATTTACGTCTGTGCCTTTGATATTTTCATGTGGTGCCTTACATTAACTATTTTGAATATGTGCCATGCGGCTTGCGCAGGCTACTTCATTCGACCAGTCAAACTAACGCAGGAGGAAAAGGATCTCTACGTACGAGTCTTCAAACCGTTCAACATTCCTATGCATATATTTCAACAGCTTTGCGGAATCGGAAAAATTTACTCTCTTAAAATTGGAGAACATTACGCGACGGAAAAACGAACAGGAAGTAACCGACTAGGAATGATCATTTATGGAAA GGTGAAAGTATTCCACCAGGGACAATTCCTTCATCATATTCAGGAGAGCGAATTCCTTGACTCGCCCGAGTGGGAATCTTACTCGAGTGAAAGTGACGTCTTCCAG GTAACAATGACTGCATCCTCATACTGCCGCTATATCATCTGGCCGAGAGAAGGGCTACTCGAAGTTCTAAAAACTCAGCCGTACTTGGAATGTGTCTTCAACAACCTAATCGGAAATGACATCGCCACTAAACTATGCCAATTGAATGAGCGCAATGTGGTAAAGGGGGCACCCAAACCAGACATCAGGTTGCCGAACGTCATCCAGAGACCGGCAAACCGCTACAATATGAAAG GTACTAGGTAA